One Setaria viridis chromosome 5, Setaria_viridis_v4.0, whole genome shotgun sequence genomic region harbors:
- the LOC117858819 gene encoding origin of replication complex subunit 4 isoform X4 — protein MVAAAAASVASQAQAVLRGRLCDPGFVHSALRSSPDTNYSKLKYLVASSVSEACNNSVLLLGPRGCGKAAVVDMVLEDLKKEHPDAISVIRLNGMLHSDDNCATKEIARQLCLEHQLSFSKMASSDDNTEFIIDMLRECGLAHKTILFILEEFDLFAQGKQRLLYSLLDAMQSLTSQAVVIGVSCRLDADQLLEKRVRSRFSHRKLLFVPSSLEDTQRLVEHLLILAKDSGLPAKYITDYNSRLTNIFSDKKFKGILNSLMDADATTSNILRFLAVSYMDMESGFLSMESFLKALSSLQRQPKMDSLQDLSILELYILVCMHRLEDKEQSSYNFTSIMKEYRSIQDAYKTSDKYASTVCFRAFEHLLDRELISFGDNRGRNQALEYRPVKLLISSRELAQSLKLNTTCPALLQKLFDRERYM, from the exons atggtggcggcggcggcggcgtccgtggCGAGCCAAGCACAGGCGGTGCTCCGGGGCCGTCTCTGCGATCCGGGATTCGTCCACTCCGCCCTCAGGTCCTCCCCGGACACCAACTATAG CAAGCTCAAGTACCTCGTCGCCAGCTCCGTCTCCGAGGCCTGCAACAactccgtcctcctcctcggtcccCGCGGGTGCGGGAAAGCAGCG GTTGTTGACATGGTTCTTGAGGATCTGAAGAAGGAGCACCCTGATGCCATTTCTGTG ATCAGGCTAAATGGGATGCTACATAGTGATGACAACTGTGCTACGAAG GAAATTGCCAGGCAGCTCTGTTTGGAGCATCAGCTATCATTTTCAAAAATG GCTTCTTCAGATGACAACACTGAATTCATCATTGACATGTTGAG GGAGTGTGGACTAGCTCACAAGACAATACTGTTTATTCTCGAAGAGTTTGACCTCTTTGCTCAG GGTAAACAGCGGTTGCTCTACAGCTTACTTGATGCAATGCAGTCCCTCACATCACAAGCTGTTGTCATTGGTGTGAGTTGCCGCTTG GATGCTGATCAACTCCTAGAGAAAAGGGTTAGATCCCGATTCTCTCATAGGAAACTTTTATTTGTTCCTTCTTCACTGGAAGATACACAAAG GTTAGTGGAACATTTGCTAATACTGGCCAAAGATTCAGGTTTACCAGCAAAGTATATCACGGATTATAACTCAAGACTTACT AACATTTTCAGTGATAAGAAATTCAAAGGAATTCTCAACTCCCTCATGGATGCTGACGCAACAACGAGCAATATTCTAAGATTTCT AGCTGTGTCATACATGGACATGGAATCTGGATTTCTGTCAATGGAAAGCTTCCTGAAGGCGCTTTCCTCCTTGCAGAGGCAACCCAAGATGGACAGCCTACAAG ATCTCTCGATTTTGGAACTGTACATTCTAGTGTGCATGCACAGATTAGAAGATAAGGAGCAAAGCTCATACAACTTCACCAGCATAATGAAAG AATACAGATCCATACAGGACGCCTACAAGACTTCTGATAAGTACGCGAGCACTGTTTGTTTTCGG GCATTTGAGCATCTTTTGGATCGTGAGCTGATTAGTTTTGGTGACAACAGAGGGAGGAATCAGGCGCTTGAATACCGGCCTGTCAAGCTCCTGATATCCTCCCGCGAGCTGGCTCAATCCCTCAAGCTGAACACTACCTGCCCG GCTCTACTCCAGAAGTTGTTTGATCGTGAAAGATACATGTAG
- the LOC117858819 gene encoding origin of replication complex subunit 4 isoform X2, whose product MVAAAAASVASQAQAVLRGRLCDPGFVHSALRSSPDTNYSKLKYLVASSVSEACNNSVLLLGPRGCGKAAVVDMVLEDLKKEHPDAISVIRLNGMLHSDDNCATKEIARQLCLEHQLSFSKMASSDDNTEFIIDMLRECGLAHKTILFILEEFDLFAQGKQRLLYSLLDAMQSLTSQAVVIGVSCRLNIFSDKKFKGILNSLMDADATTSNILRFLAVSYMDMESGFLSMESFLKALSSLQRQPKMDSLQDLSILELYILVCMHRLEDKEQSSYNFTSIMKEYRSIQDAYKTSDKYASTVCFRAFEHLLDRELISFGDNRGRNQALEYRPVKLLISSRELAQSLKLNTTCPALLQKLFDRERYM is encoded by the exons atggtggcggcggcggcggcgtccgtggCGAGCCAAGCACAGGCGGTGCTCCGGGGCCGTCTCTGCGATCCGGGATTCGTCCACTCCGCCCTCAGGTCCTCCCCGGACACCAACTATAG CAAGCTCAAGTACCTCGTCGCCAGCTCCGTCTCCGAGGCCTGCAACAactccgtcctcctcctcggtcccCGCGGGTGCGGGAAAGCAGCG GTTGTTGACATGGTTCTTGAGGATCTGAAGAAGGAGCACCCTGATGCCATTTCTGTG ATCAGGCTAAATGGGATGCTACATAGTGATGACAACTGTGCTACGAAG GAAATTGCCAGGCAGCTCTGTTTGGAGCATCAGCTATCATTTTCAAAAATG GCTTCTTCAGATGACAACACTGAATTCATCATTGACATGTTGAG GGAGTGTGGACTAGCTCACAAGACAATACTGTTTATTCTCGAAGAGTTTGACCTCTTTGCTCAG GGTAAACAGCGGTTGCTCTACAGCTTACTTGATGCAATGCAGTCCCTCACATCACAAGCTGTTGTCATTGGTGTGAGTTGCCGCTTG AACATTTTCAGTGATAAGAAATTCAAAGGAATTCTCAACTCCCTCATGGATGCTGACGCAACAACGAGCAATATTCTAAGATTTCT AGCTGTGTCATACATGGACATGGAATCTGGATTTCTGTCAATGGAAAGCTTCCTGAAGGCGCTTTCCTCCTTGCAGAGGCAACCCAAGATGGACAGCCTACAAG ATCTCTCGATTTTGGAACTGTACATTCTAGTGTGCATGCACAGATTAGAAGATAAGGAGCAAAGCTCATACAACTTCACCAGCATAATGAAAG AATACAGATCCATACAGGACGCCTACAAGACTTCTGATAAGTACGCGAGCACTGTTTGTTTTCGG GCATTTGAGCATCTTTTGGATCGTGAGCTGATTAGTTTTGGTGACAACAGAGGGAGGAATCAGGCGCTTGAATACCGGCCTGTCAAGCTCCTGATATCCTCCCGCGAGCTGGCTCAATCCCTCAAGCTGAACACTACCTGCCCG GCTCTACTCCAGAAGTTGTTTGATCGTGAAAGATACATGTAG
- the LOC117858819 gene encoding origin of replication complex subunit 4 isoform X1: MVAAAAASVASQAQAVLRGRLCDPGFVHSALRSSPDTNYSKLKYLVASSVSEACNNSVLLLGPRGCGKAAVVDMVLEDLKKEHPDAISVIRLNGMLHSDDNCATKEIARQLCLEHQLSFSKMASSDDNTEFIIDMLRECGLAHKTILFILEEFDLFAQGKQRLLYSLLDAMQSLTSQAVVIGVSCRLNIFSDKKFKGILNSLMDADATTSNILRFLFRAVSYMDMESGFLSMESFLKALSSLQRQPKMDSLQDLSILELYILVCMHRLEDKEQSSYNFTSIMKEYRSIQDAYKTSDKYASTVCFRAFEHLLDRELISFGDNRGRNQALEYRPVKLLISSRELAQSLKLNTTCPALLQKLFDRERYM; the protein is encoded by the exons atggtggcggcggcggcggcgtccgtggCGAGCCAAGCACAGGCGGTGCTCCGGGGCCGTCTCTGCGATCCGGGATTCGTCCACTCCGCCCTCAGGTCCTCCCCGGACACCAACTATAG CAAGCTCAAGTACCTCGTCGCCAGCTCCGTCTCCGAGGCCTGCAACAactccgtcctcctcctcggtcccCGCGGGTGCGGGAAAGCAGCG GTTGTTGACATGGTTCTTGAGGATCTGAAGAAGGAGCACCCTGATGCCATTTCTGTG ATCAGGCTAAATGGGATGCTACATAGTGATGACAACTGTGCTACGAAG GAAATTGCCAGGCAGCTCTGTTTGGAGCATCAGCTATCATTTTCAAAAATG GCTTCTTCAGATGACAACACTGAATTCATCATTGACATGTTGAG GGAGTGTGGACTAGCTCACAAGACAATACTGTTTATTCTCGAAGAGTTTGACCTCTTTGCTCAG GGTAAACAGCGGTTGCTCTACAGCTTACTTGATGCAATGCAGTCCCTCACATCACAAGCTGTTGTCATTGGTGTGAGTTGCCGCTTG AACATTTTCAGTGATAAGAAATTCAAAGGAATTCTCAACTCCCTCATGGATGCTGACGCAACAACGAGCAATATTCTAAGATTTCT TTTCAGAGCTGTGTCATACATGGACATGGAATCTGGATTTCTGTCAATGGAAAGCTTCCTGAAGGCGCTTTCCTCCTTGCAGAGGCAACCCAAGATGGACAGCCTACAAG ATCTCTCGATTTTGGAACTGTACATTCTAGTGTGCATGCACAGATTAGAAGATAAGGAGCAAAGCTCATACAACTTCACCAGCATAATGAAAG AATACAGATCCATACAGGACGCCTACAAGACTTCTGATAAGTACGCGAGCACTGTTTGTTTTCGG GCATTTGAGCATCTTTTGGATCGTGAGCTGATTAGTTTTGGTGACAACAGAGGGAGGAATCAGGCGCTTGAATACCGGCCTGTCAAGCTCCTGATATCCTCCCGCGAGCTGGCTCAATCCCTCAAGCTGAACACTACCTGCCCG GCTCTACTCCAGAAGTTGTTTGATCGTGAAAGATACATGTAG
- the LOC117858819 gene encoding origin of replication complex subunit 4 isoform X3, with amino-acid sequence MVAAAAASVASQAQAVLRGRLCDPGFVHSALRSSPDTNYSKLKYLVASSVSEACNNSVLLLGPRGCGKAAVVDMVLEDLKKEHPDAISVIRLNGMLHSDDNCATKEIARQLCLEHQLSFSKMASSDDNTEFIIDMLRECGLAHKTILFILEEFDLFAQGKQRLLYSLLDAMQSLTSQAVVIGVSCRLDADQLLEKRVRSRFSHRKLLFVPSSLEDTQRLVEHLLILAKDSGLPAKYITDYNSRLTNIFSDKKFKGILNSLMDADATTSNILRFLFRAVSYMDMESGFLSMESFLKALSSLQRQPKMDSLQDLSILELYILVCMHRLEDKEQSSYNFTSIMKEYRSIQDAYKTSDKYASTVCFRAFEHLLDRELISFGDNRGRNQALEYRPVKLLISSRELAQSLKLNTTCPALLQKLFDRERYM; translated from the exons atggtggcggcggcggcggcgtccgtggCGAGCCAAGCACAGGCGGTGCTCCGGGGCCGTCTCTGCGATCCGGGATTCGTCCACTCCGCCCTCAGGTCCTCCCCGGACACCAACTATAG CAAGCTCAAGTACCTCGTCGCCAGCTCCGTCTCCGAGGCCTGCAACAactccgtcctcctcctcggtcccCGCGGGTGCGGGAAAGCAGCG GTTGTTGACATGGTTCTTGAGGATCTGAAGAAGGAGCACCCTGATGCCATTTCTGTG ATCAGGCTAAATGGGATGCTACATAGTGATGACAACTGTGCTACGAAG GAAATTGCCAGGCAGCTCTGTTTGGAGCATCAGCTATCATTTTCAAAAATG GCTTCTTCAGATGACAACACTGAATTCATCATTGACATGTTGAG GGAGTGTGGACTAGCTCACAAGACAATACTGTTTATTCTCGAAGAGTTTGACCTCTTTGCTCAG GGTAAACAGCGGTTGCTCTACAGCTTACTTGATGCAATGCAGTCCCTCACATCACAAGCTGTTGTCATTGGTGTGAGTTGCCGCTTG GATGCTGATCAACTCCTAGAGAAAAGGGTTAGATCCCGATTCTCTCATAGGAAACTTTTATTTGTTCCTTCTTCACTGGAAGATACACAAAG GTTAGTGGAACATTTGCTAATACTGGCCAAAGATTCAGGTTTACCAGCAAAGTATATCACGGATTATAACTCAAGACTTACT AACATTTTCAGTGATAAGAAATTCAAAGGAATTCTCAACTCCCTCATGGATGCTGACGCAACAACGAGCAATATTCTAAGATTTCT TTTCAGAGCTGTGTCATACATGGACATGGAATCTGGATTTCTGTCAATGGAAAGCTTCCTGAAGGCGCTTTCCTCCTTGCAGAGGCAACCCAAGATGGACAGCCTACAAG ATCTCTCGATTTTGGAACTGTACATTCTAGTGTGCATGCACAGATTAGAAGATAAGGAGCAAAGCTCATACAACTTCACCAGCATAATGAAAG AATACAGATCCATACAGGACGCCTACAAGACTTCTGATAAGTACGCGAGCACTGTTTGTTTTCGG GCATTTGAGCATCTTTTGGATCGTGAGCTGATTAGTTTTGGTGACAACAGAGGGAGGAATCAGGCGCTTGAATACCGGCCTGTCAAGCTCCTGATATCCTCCCGCGAGCTGGCTCAATCCCTCAAGCTGAACACTACCTGCCCG GCTCTACTCCAGAAGTTGTTTGATCGTGAAAGATACATGTAG
- the LOC117858820 gene encoding uncharacterized protein, with amino-acid sequence MAAAAGSGFADDVPIIHAENLVSNVKSINYSRTFLSIISGVVAGIWGFTGLMGFVFYFLVMMVASLGILVKAKFSVHTYFDSWNRIIIEGVLGGLMSFVLFWTFAYDIVHIF; translated from the exons atggcggcggcggcgggcagcgggttCGCCGACGACGTCCCGATCATCCACGCGGAGAACCTCGTCAGCAACGTCAAATCCATAAACTACAG CCGGACATTCTTGTCAATCATTAGTGGAGTTGTTGCTGGAATCTGGGGATTTACAGGCTTGATGGGATTTGTGTTCTACTTTCTTGTGATGATGGTTGCATCTCTGGGGATTTTGGTGAAGGCCAAATTTTCTGTTCATACCTACTTTGACAGTTGGAACAGGATTATAATTGAAGGAGTTCTTGGAGGCCTTATG TCCTTCGTGTTGTTTTGGAC ATTTGCCTATGACATTGTCCACATCTTCTGA
- the LOC117855679 gene encoding uncharacterized protein: MVREERLDLVLVPLALAALLGYHLWLLYAILRHPARTVIGLNAIARKRWVAAMMANTERNGVLAVQTLRNNIMASTVLATTAITLVSVISVFIGVMSPASSSSSSKAPPRLVYGSKAGEVFAAKYLAVSLCFMLAFVCNVQAIRLYAHASFLLGGLPPGDETREEFAAYVARTVNRGSYAWSLGLRAFYVSLALFLWTFGPIPMLACSVLMCGLLYFLDTTSDHGHAHRQRGSSGKDSSAAA; encoded by the exons ATGGTCCGGGAGGAGCGGCTGGACCTGGTGCTGGTGCCGCTGGCTCTGGCGGCGCTGCTCGGCTACCACCTGTGGCTCCTCTACGCCATCCTCCGCCACCCCGCCCGCACCGTCATCGGCCTCAACGCCATCGCGCGCAAGCGCTGGGTCGCCGCCATGATGGCC AACACGGAGAGGAACGGCGTGCTGGCGGTGCAGACGCTGCGGAACAACATCATGGCGTCGACGGTGCTGGCCACCACGGCCATCACTCTCGTCTCCGTCATCAGCGTCTTCATCGGCGTCATGtccccggcctcctcgtcgtcctcgtccaagGCGCCACCGCGGCTGGTGTACGGGAGCAAGGCCGGGGAGGTGTTCGCGGCCAAGTACCTGGCCGTCTCGCTCTGCTTCATGCTCGCCTTCGTCTGCAACGTGCAGGCCATCCGCCTGTACGCGCACGCCAGCTTCCTGCTCGGCGGCCTGCCGCCCGGCGACGAGACGCGGGAGGAGTTCGCGGCGTACGTGGCGCGCACGGTGAACCGCGGCAGCTATGCCTGGTCGCTGGGCCTCCGCGCCTTCTACGTGTCCCTGGCCCTGTTCCTCTGGACCTTCGGGCCCATCCCCATGCTGGCCTGCAGCGTGCTCATGTGCGGCCTGCTCTACTTCCTCGACACCACCAGCGACCATGGCCACGCCCACCGCCAACGGGGGAGCAGCGGAAAGgacagctccgccgccgcttga